TTTAATGTCAAAAGTATTAATCTGTTCGATAATAATTTTGGTAAGGCCTGCAAGCCCTTTATCGTAATCCTTCCCTACAGATTTTTGTGTTCCGCCTTCCAGCAGGTTTTTGAATTTGGCCACAAACCCTAATTCTCCTTTGGTATACCAGGTGATCTTAGTTCCCTGTTCTGTGTCTTTAAAACTCCAGTATTGGAATGAGGTTTCACCGGATACCGTTTTCTTTTGCGCAAGCGAATCGGCCTCTTTGGCAAAAATGGTTTCCAGGCGGCCTTCTTCCGTATTGTTTTTCCATGAAATGTAGGCGCCATTTCCTGCGGTACTATCGCTGTAGGTGTACTGTATGTTGCTGCCTTTGTCATTGATAAAGTCCCAGTCTTCCCAGTTTTTATAATTATTGACATAATCATAAATTATTTTTTTAGAAACGGGAACCGTTTTGCTTCGTTCCACTAAATAATCTCCTTTAAGGGTAGCTACGTATACAGTGAGGGCAATAGCTACTAATACAATCAAAAGAAAGATATATTTGGCAATTTTCATAGGTGTAGGTTTAAGAGGCAAAGTTAGAAATTAAATCGAAACTTTTTCAAGTTACAAAAATTAACACAATCGCCCAATAAATATCTTTTAGTTATAATTATTTAATGGTCACTCTACACAATGAAACCCTGTTTTCAAACGTTTTAGGAGGATACAGGAATTATAAAAGTTTTCCTATATTTGTTTGAGAACTTAAAAAAAATCGAAATATAATGAAATTACAAACATTTGCCGGCTTGTTTTTGGCTTCGGCTGTGCTGCTTTCCTGTAATAAGGAAAAAACGGCTGTAGCAGAAAAAGAAGCACCAAAGACGAAAACTGAAAATTCCGACTATAAAGTAGATCAGTTTGCCGATATTGAAGTACTGCGGTACAAAGTACCCGGATTTGAAAACCTGACACTGAAAGAAAAGAAATTGGTATATTACCTCACACAAGCCGGGCTTTCCGGGCGTGATATTTTCTGGGATCAGAACTACAAGCACAACCTGAAAATCAGGAAAGCACTGGAAAATATTTACCAAAATTACAAAGGCGATAAAAATGCACAGGACTGGACTAATTTTGAAATTTACCTGAAAAGGGTATGGTTTTCTAATGGGATCCACCACCATTATTCCAACGAAAAAATTAAACCGGATTTTCCACAAGGCTACTTTATCAAATTGTTATCGGATACCAAAACGACTTTGGAACCTGAAGTTGTATCCATCCTGTTCAATGATGTAGATGCTAAAAAGGTAAATCTGGACGAAAGCAAAGGATTGCTTTCCGGCTCTGCGATTAATTTTTATGATAAAGGAATTACCGCTAAGGAAGTAGAAGATTTTTATGCTAAAAAAACCAGCCCGGATCCTAAAAGACCGTATTCGTATGGGCTAAATTCCAAATTGGTACGCAATGCCAAAGGGGAACTGGAAGAAAAAGTTTGGAAAAGCGGCGGAATGTATGGTGCTGCAATCGATAAAATTGTTTTTTGGCTGGAAAAAGCAAAAACAGTAGCCGAAAATAAAAAACAGGGCGATGCTTTAGGGCTCCTGATCAGTTATTACAAATCCGGAGACCTGAAAACCTGGGACGATTATAATATCGCATGGTTACAGGCTACCGAAGGTAATATTGACTATATCAATAGTTTTATTGAAGTGTATAATGATCCTTTAGGCTATAGAGGCTCTTATGAGAGTACAGTACAAATTAAGGATTTCGAAATGTCAGCCAAAATGGAAGTTATTTCTAAAAATGCCCAATGGTTTGAAAACAACTCTCCTTTACAACCGGAACATAAAAAGAAAAAGGTAGTAGGGATTACCTATAAAACGGTAGTTGTAGCCGGAGAATCCGGTGATGCCTCACCCAGTACTGCTATTGGGGTAAACCTGCCTAATTCTGACTGGATTCGTGCAGAATACGGCTCTAAATCGGTTTCTTTAGGAAACATCATAGATGCTTACAACCATGCCGGAGGTTCGGATAAAGTAAAAGAATTTGCCAACGATAAGGAAGAAATAGAACTGGAAGAAAAATATGGTGAAATAGCGGATAAAATGCACACGGCACTGCATGAAGTGGTAGGGCACGCTTCGGGTCAGATTAATCCGGGAGTAGGCACACCAAAAGAAACCCTGAAAAGTTATGCTTCCACACTGGAAGAAGGCAGGGCAGATTTAGTAGGCCTGTATTATCTCTATAGTCCAAAACTCCAGGAACTGGGATTGGTAGACGATTGGCAAAAAGTAGGAAAGGCGGCTTATGATGGTTATATCCGAAATGGATTGATGACACAATTGGTACGTCTGGACCAGGGGGCAGATATTGAAGAAGCACACATGAGAAACCGTCAGTGGGTGAGTGCCTGGGTATTTGAAAAAGGGAAAAAGGATAATGTTATCGAGAAAATCACCCGTGATGGAAAAACCTATTTTAATATTACAAATTATGAAAAACTGCATGAGCTTTTTGGTGAACTATTGAAAGAAACCCAAAGGATAAAATCGGAAGGGGATTATAATGCCGGTAAAGCACTGGTGGAAAATTATGGTGTTAAAGTAGATCAGAAGTTACACAAAGAAGTGCTGGAACGCAATAAAAAATTCAATGCAGCAGCTTATAAAGGATTTGTAAATCCGGTACTGGTACCGAAGACGGATGCAAAAGGCGAAATTACCGCCATTGAAATCCAGGAACCTAAAACCTTTGCGGAGCAGATGTTGTTTTATTCCAAAAATTACAACTTCCTTCCCGATACCAATTAATCTTTGATACGATCAAAAATGCCCGGTGGGAAGCCGGGCATTTTTTTTAACAATAACAAACTAAAACTATTGGACTGCCTGGCGGTCTGTAGTGCCAGGTGATATGGGTAACCTATTATTTTAGACACACAGGCATTGTCCTGTTCGGATACATTACATATTCCTGTTATTGGTTAGGCCTAATTTTTCAGCACACAAAGGTGCGGAAATACAGTACATAAAAAAATCCCCATTAATGGGGATTTTTTAGTTTTATAGTAGGGATTAAAATTTGTATTTCTTATCCATTGCGTACCGTAGCAATTCACTTTTCCCCTGAAGGTTTAACTTCCGAAGCAGGTTTTTCCGATGGGAATCAACGGTGGATTTTCCAATAAACAGTTGCTCGGCTATTTCCTGTGATGTTTTTCCCTGGGCAATAAGTTCCAGGATTTCCTTCTCCCTTGGGCTAATAGGACTGTTGGTAGTGTCCCGATGCTCGGATTTCTTAATATCCGCTTCAAAATAGGTCTCGTTATTGGCGACCGCTTTTATAGCAGTAAGCAATAATTTCAAAGAAGAATTTTTAGTAATATAAGCCGAAGCCCCAGTGTCGATCATCTGTTGTACGGCTTCGTCCTGCTCAAACATGCTGAAAGCAATAATCCGGCATTCCGGAAATTCCTTTCGTATGATTTTGGCCGCGGTAATGCCATCCATTTTCGGCATCCGGATATCGGTAAGGACAATATTAGGCTGCTTGCTACGGACAATTTGCAATAAATCTTCTCCGTTATTGGCTTCTCCAACGATCTGGATATCTTCTTCAAATTCCAGTAATAGTTTGATCCCGTCAATCAGGGATTGATGGTCTTCCGCAATGGCAATTGTAATCATAAGGGTATATTTATTACTACGGATGTCCCTTTGCCTTCGTAGGCTTCAATTGTAAGGGTACCGTCCAGGTGTTCTACTTTTTTTTCTATGTTTTTGAGCCCCATACCGTTTTTACGCAGGATAGTACGGGTATCCATTCCTTTACCATTATCCTCAATAATAATATTCAGGGAGTCTTCGTGCTGGGTAAGGTGAATATTAGCCTCTGTAGCTTCCGCATGCTTGATGATATTGGTCACGAGCTCCTGGATCATCCGGAATATGGAAATCTCCATGGTATTCTCGATACGTTCATCCAGCCCAAAGGGAAATATATTGATGGTAAACTTACCTGGAATAGTGACTTTGGCGGCTAAATTTTCCACTGCAGGCACCAATCCCTGATTTGCGATCACCCCTGCATTTTTAGCATGGGCCAGGCTTCTTACCTTTTGGTAGGCTTCCTGGATGAGGTTATCAGTCTTGTCGTAAAGCTTATCATGGATAGGCATACTGTTTTTCGTCCTGAGATTATCAAAATTAAGTTTCAAGGCGGCCAGTAAGCTACCCAGATTGTCATGGAGGTCGTTGGCAATCCGTTGCCGCTCTTTCTCCTGTCCTTCCAGCATCAGGTCGATGGCGCTGGATTCCATTTCACCCAGCTGCTTGTCTAATTTTTGTTTTTCAATCTCTTTGTACTGGTCGCTTATTTTTTGCTTTCGTTTTAAATTTTGGGTAATCAGGTAAGCAATAACGATACTGATGAATAACAGGGCAACCGCACCATAAAACAAGTTTTGGCTCGCCTTATGCTTGTTGTCAATGATTTTGTTTTCTTTCTTCAGCAGCTTGTTTTCCAGTTCCTTTTCTTTGGTTTCATACCGGGTCTGGATATCGGCAATCGCAATGTTTTGTTTGTCATACTGGATACTGTCACTATAGATGTATTCCAGTTGCTGGTAGTCATACGCCTTGGCGATATTGCCCGAAAGCTTGTAATTTAAGGAAAGGAATTCATAAATATAAGATTTCAGGATTTTGACCTTTTGTTTATTGGGAACGCTATCGGCCTTTAATAAGTATTCGATAGCTTTTTTATAGTCTTTTTTGTGATGGTAGGAACTTGCCTGGTTGATGTAATTGTTGCACAGTTCAAAGTATTTTTGTTGTGGAACGATCAATGGCAGGTTCTTTTTAAGATAATATAAACCGGAGTCTGGCTGGTTGAGGTACTCGTTATGCAGTACAGCAATATTATTATTCAGGCCAATTTCGATGTCCGTATCTTTCGCGATCTGGTTTTGCTTTATGGCAAGGGTAAAATAGTACAGGCTTTTCTCATCGTGCAATCCTGCATTCATACTACCCAACTGGGCATAAGCCCGGGCTAATTTTTTACTGTCTTTTGTGGATTTGGCGTAGGCCAGGAATTCGTCTGCGTAGTGTTGGGCTTTACCCGTATTGTTTTTCTGGCTGTCTATTAAAAAAGCCAGGTCCAGGTTAATGGCGGCTACTTTATCCAAGCTGTCAACAGCCTTATAGAGTTCTTTAGCTTTCAGGTAATAGCTATAAACATAATCCGATTTATTCTGCTGCTCATAGGCTTGGCCGAATATATAATTGTAAAAAGCCTGATCGGCTTTTTTTAGTGTTTTGGGTTGTATTTTATTTAAATCTTTGATCGAGCTTTCCACATACCCGTTTTGGATAGCCTTTTCGATGGAAATTAATTTCGCATCATTTTGAGCATAAATACTGCCCGCAAAAAAAGATGCGGGCAATATCCATAACTTTTTACAAAGCCATAAACTCATTAGACTCTTGTCATCGAACCTGTTCCACATTTCTTAGGATCGCCATAGCCACCATCGATGCCACAGGTGCCATTCATCGCATTATTAAAAACCAGGGTTGCCTGGTTGGCTGTAACAGGTTTATCATTATGGAATAATGCTACTTCAATCGTATTTTTACCCAAATCTAAAGCTACCGCACTGTTTGAGGTTACTACCGCACTGGAGAGTAATTCAAATTCATAAGGTACTGTGTTTTCATCAAGATCAGCAAGTGCTGTGTTTAATGTACTCTGCATGCAGATCAGAATTTTATTCTCTACTGCTGTTGAAACATTATAAACCGGGCCGAAGGTATAGCTGTCTCCTGGTGCCGGTTTTGGCAAATAAATGTTGTAGACTGCTTTGCCGTCTTTTTTAAAATTTCCGCTTCCGTCGTAAGTGTTCATAGGGGTTATTTTTAAGGTGTAAATTTCGTGGGTTTAAATTTAAAAAAAATCCCCATTATTGGGGATTTTATGAAAAATATAAGATTAATCTTTCAAGTAGTATTTTATAAAAAATAGTATTGCGATAAAAATCAGGAAGCCGATCAGGATCCAGTAGCTCCCTTTATAAAAACGTTTGTGAAGTAATATATCCTTTCGGTAGGAATAGATCATAGCAATTACAAAAACTACCACAAAAAAAGCGGCAAACATCCATTGGCCCTGAGTAAACATAGTATTTAATTTTGGTGTAAAAATAGCTAATCTGAATGTAAAAGTTAGTATTTTGCAACAGTAAAATACTGAAAGGATTGTAAATTTAAAATTAGAATTATGCAGAAAAAATTAAATGCAGTCAGGGAATTTCATACCGCATTTGGACTGGGTGTTAGTGCAACTCCAAAAACGGATTTGGGTGATGCCATCCACATGCTACGTTATAATCTGATGAAAGAAGAAAATGAAGAATATCTTGA
The Flavobacterium kingsejongi genome window above contains:
- a CDS encoding dipeptidyl-peptidase 3 family protein, with product MKLQTFAGLFLASAVLLSCNKEKTAVAEKEAPKTKTENSDYKVDQFADIEVLRYKVPGFENLTLKEKKLVYYLTQAGLSGRDIFWDQNYKHNLKIRKALENIYQNYKGDKNAQDWTNFEIYLKRVWFSNGIHHHYSNEKIKPDFPQGYFIKLLSDTKTTLEPEVVSILFNDVDAKKVNLDESKGLLSGSAINFYDKGITAKEVEDFYAKKTSPDPKRPYSYGLNSKLVRNAKGELEEKVWKSGGMYGAAIDKIVFWLEKAKTVAENKKQGDALGLLISYYKSGDLKTWDDYNIAWLQATEGNIDYINSFIEVYNDPLGYRGSYESTVQIKDFEMSAKMEVISKNAQWFENNSPLQPEHKKKKVVGITYKTVVVAGESGDASPSTAIGVNLPNSDWIRAEYGSKSVSLGNIIDAYNHAGGSDKVKEFANDKEEIELEEKYGEIADKMHTALHEVVGHASGQINPGVGTPKETLKSYASTLEEGRADLVGLYYLYSPKLQELGLVDDWQKVGKAAYDGYIRNGLMTQLVRLDQGADIEEAHMRNRQWVSAWVFEKGKKDNVIEKITRDGKTYFNITNYEKLHELFGELLKETQRIKSEGDYNAGKALVENYGVKVDQKLHKEVLERNKKFNAAAYKGFVNPVLVPKTDAKGEITAIEIQEPKTFAEQMLFYSKNYNFLPDTN
- a CDS encoding response regulator: MITIAIAEDHQSLIDGIKLLLEFEEDIQIVGEANNGEDLLQIVRSKQPNIVLTDIRMPKMDGITAAKIIRKEFPECRIIAFSMFEQDEAVQQMIDTGASAYITKNSSLKLLLTAIKAVANNETYFEADIKKSEHRDTTNSPISPREKEILELIAQGKTSQEIAEQLFIGKSTVDSHRKNLLRKLNLQGKSELLRYAMDKKYKF
- a CDS encoding sensor histidine kinase produces the protein MSLWLCKKLWILPASFFAGSIYAQNDAKLISIEKAIQNGYVESSIKDLNKIQPKTLKKADQAFYNYIFGQAYEQQNKSDYVYSYYLKAKELYKAVDSLDKVAAINLDLAFLIDSQKNNTGKAQHYADEFLAYAKSTKDSKKLARAYAQLGSMNAGLHDEKSLYYFTLAIKQNQIAKDTDIEIGLNNNIAVLHNEYLNQPDSGLYYLKKNLPLIVPQQKYFELCNNYINQASSYHHKKDYKKAIEYLLKADSVPNKQKVKILKSYIYEFLSLNYKLSGNIAKAYDYQQLEYIYSDSIQYDKQNIAIADIQTRYETKEKELENKLLKKENKIIDNKHKASQNLFYGAVALLFISIVIAYLITQNLKRKQKISDQYKEIEKQKLDKQLGEMESSAIDLMLEGQEKERQRIANDLHDNLGSLLAALKLNFDNLRTKNSMPIHDKLYDKTDNLIQEAYQKVRSLAHAKNAGVIANQGLVPAVENLAAKVTIPGKFTINIFPFGLDERIENTMEISIFRMIQELVTNIIKHAEATEANIHLTQHEDSLNIIIEDNGKGMDTRTILRKNGMGLKNIEKKVEHLDGTLTIEAYEGKGTSVVINIPL